A genomic region of Paenibacillus sp. PL2-23 contains the following coding sequences:
- a CDS encoding YojF family protein, with the protein MLPISAATIQERLDRLHNQDLYIHLELTTGAYAAHFDSTKHPASTFITNTRIRYSRGMISGAGPYRVGLKMEQGWVYSEGLTHYDETDDRRLLLAGHDSQGKLVVSLQLSPEPF; encoded by the coding sequence ATGCTGCCAATCAGCGCCGCTACTATACAAGAGAGATTAGACCGTCTGCACAATCAGGACTTATATATCCATCTGGAATTGACGACGGGAGCATACGCTGCACACTTTGACAGCACGAAGCATCCGGCGTCCACCTTTATCACGAACACGCGCATCCGTTATTCGCGGGGCATGATTTCTGGAGCTGGCCCTTATCGGGTCGGTTTGAAAATGGAGCAGGGCTGGGTGTATTCCGAAGGCTTGACCCACTATGACGAAACGGATGACCGCCGGTTGCTGCTTGCGGGTCATGACAGCCAAGGCAAGCTTGTCGTGTCGCTGCAGCTCAGTCCGGAGCCGTTCTGA